In the Pseudolabrys taiwanensis genome, one interval contains:
- a CDS encoding nicotinate-nucleotide adenylyltransferase has product MRIGLFGGTFDPPHRAHLAASLLALKRLKLDRVWWLVTPGNPLKNTRNLAPLSERIAAARALTHHPRIDVTGLEAVIKTRYTYDTISWLRARCPGVRFVWIMGADNLRSFHRWQRWRGIANLVPIVVVDRLGPSLYAGASPAGQALRTFRLPEQAATTLPDRKAPAWAFLHGLKSPLSSTALRALRDEPSPAD; this is encoded by the coding sequence ATGAGAATCGGGCTGTTCGGCGGAACGTTCGACCCGCCGCATCGCGCCCATCTCGCCGCGTCGCTGCTCGCGCTCAAGCGCCTGAAGCTCGATCGCGTATGGTGGCTCGTGACCCCGGGCAACCCGCTCAAGAATACCCGGAACCTGGCGCCGCTCTCGGAGCGCATCGCCGCCGCCCGCGCGCTGACGCACCATCCGCGTATCGACGTCACCGGCCTCGAGGCTGTCATCAAGACGCGGTACACCTACGACACCATCTCCTGGCTGCGCGCCCGCTGCCCGGGCGTGCGCTTCGTCTGGATCATGGGCGCGGACAATCTGCGGAGCTTCCACCGATGGCAGAGGTGGCGCGGCATTGCGAACCTGGTTCCGATCGTGGTCGTCGACCGCCTGGGCCCAAGCCTCTATGCCGGCGCCAGCCCGGCCGGCCAGGCGTTGCGTACCTTCCGCTTGCCCGAGCAGGCAGCCACCACCCTGCCCGACCGGAAAGCGCCGGCCTGGGCCTTCCTGCACGGTCTGAAGTCGCCGCTCTCGTCCACGGCCCTGCGCGCTTTACGCGACGAGCCCAGCCCCGCCGATTGA
- a CDS encoding glutamate-5-semialdehyde dehydrogenase, translating into MTAPLKSIDGTGDISVLMAGIGREARAAARVLALTPAEQKDRALTAMAAAVRARKAAILAANAEDIAEAKAGGAAKAYLDRLALNEARVEGVAAGIEVVAALKDPVGQVTEAWTRPNGMRVERVRVPLGVIGIIYESRPNVTADAGVLCLKAGNAAILRGGSDSARSSRAIHAALEEGLRAAGLPEAAISLVPTRDRAAVGEMLAGLDGNIDVIVPRGGKGLVARVQAEARVPVFAHLDGNVHVYIDKAASLDMAKTIVLNAKMRRTGVCGAAETLLVDRACAATHLKPLIEMLLDAGCEIRGDKAVQAVDNRVKPASEEDWSTEYLDAIIAAKVVDGIDDAIAHIERYGSHHTDAIITDDQAAADKFLAQVDSAIVLHNASTQFADGGEFGFGAEIGIATGRLHARGPVGAEQLTTFKYRIRGTGQIRP; encoded by the coding sequence ATGACAGCGCCGCTGAAAAGCATTGATGGAACTGGCGATATTTCCGTCCTGATGGCCGGCATCGGCCGCGAGGCGCGCGCCGCCGCGCGCGTTCTGGCGCTTACCCCGGCCGAGCAGAAGGACCGGGCCCTGACGGCCATGGCCGCGGCCGTGCGCGCCCGGAAGGCGGCAATCCTGGCCGCCAACGCCGAAGACATCGCCGAGGCCAAGGCCGGCGGCGCCGCCAAGGCCTATCTCGACCGCCTGGCGCTGAACGAAGCCCGCGTCGAGGGCGTCGCCGCCGGCATCGAAGTCGTGGCCGCGCTGAAGGATCCGGTCGGCCAAGTCACCGAGGCCTGGACCCGGCCGAACGGCATGCGCGTCGAGCGCGTGCGGGTGCCGCTGGGCGTCATCGGCATCATCTACGAGAGCCGGCCCAACGTGACGGCCGACGCCGGTGTGCTGTGCCTCAAGGCCGGCAATGCCGCGATCCTGCGCGGCGGCTCGGACTCGGCCCGCTCCTCACGCGCCATCCACGCCGCGCTGGAGGAAGGCCTGCGCGCCGCCGGTCTGCCCGAGGCGGCGATCTCGTTGGTGCCGACCCGCGATCGCGCCGCAGTCGGCGAGATGCTCGCCGGGCTGGACGGCAATATCGACGTCATCGTGCCCCGTGGCGGCAAGGGCCTGGTCGCGCGCGTCCAGGCCGAGGCGCGCGTGCCGGTGTTCGCCCATCTCGATGGCAATGTGCATGTCTACATCGACAAAGCTGCGTCGCTCGACATGGCGAAGACGATCGTTCTAAACGCGAAGATGCGTCGCACCGGCGTCTGCGGCGCGGCGGAGACCTTGCTGGTCGATCGCGCCTGCGCGGCCACGCACCTGAAGCCGCTGATCGAAATGCTGCTCGATGCCGGCTGCGAAATCCGCGGCGACAAGGCCGTGCAGGCGGTCGACAACCGCGTAAAGCCGGCGAGCGAAGAAGATTGGTCGACCGAATATCTCGACGCCATCATCGCCGCCAAGGTGGTCGACGGCATCGACGATGCGATCGCGCACATCGAGCGCTACGGCTCGCACCATACCGACGCGATCATCACCGACGACCAGGCCGCCGCTGACAAGTTCCTCGCCCAGGTCGACTCGGCGATCGTGCTGCACAACGCCTCGACCCAGTTCGCCGATGGCGGCGAATTCGGCTTCGGTGCCGAGATCGGCATTGCCACCGGACGCCTGCATGCCCGCGGGCCGGTCGGCGCCGAACAGCTCACCACATTCAAATACCGCATCCGCGGCACCGGTCAGATACGGCCGTGA